One part of the Arabidopsis thaliana chromosome 1 sequence genome encodes these proteins:
- the TBL25 gene encoding TRICHOME BIREFRINGENCE-LIKE 25 (TRICHOME BIREFRINGENCE-LIKE 25 (TBL25); CONTAINS InterPro DOMAIN/s: Protein of unknown function DUF231, plant (InterPro:IPR004253); BEST Arabidopsis thaliana protein match is: TRICHOME BIREFRINGENCE-LIKE 26 (TAIR:AT4G01080.1); Has 1353 Blast hits to 1335 proteins in 35 species: Archae - 0; Bacteria - 0; Metazoa - 0; Fungi - 6; Plants - 1340; Viruses - 0; Other Eukaryotes - 7 (source: NCBI BLink).), translated as MDSLRLISKSIKIEGTPFGSSHQRNQIFLKSVAFFLLIGLAYRFLITNSTVSPVPTVRSSPESLPPDPSGLTAITQTSASVDSPANITTIASQNVSTKCDIFIGNWVPDPSGPIYTNVSCRHIQDYQNCLKNGRPDVNYLRWRWQPRDCDLPRFNPEQFLDNMRNKWLAFIGDSISRNHVQSLLCILSQVEEVEDIFHDKEYKSRIWRFPSYNFTLSVIWSPFLVKAETFENGVPFSDIRVHLDKLDQKWTDQYINFDYVVISGGKWFLKTTIFHENNTVTGCHYCQGKNNMTELGYLYSYRKVLHLVLDFVAEPNHKAQVLFRTTTPDHFENGEWDSGGFCNRTMPFTEGSEGEMKSEDVSMRDIELEEFYKTTTTQQEGSNSNIVLLDTTSMSLLRPDGHPGPYRYPNPFAGLKNKELNQVQNDCLHWCLPGPIDSWNDLMVEVMLNRERQRRE; from the exons ATGGATTCATTGAGATTAATATCTAAGAGCATCAAGATTGAAGGAACCCCATTTGGTTCCTCTCACCAACGCAATCAAATTTTCCTCAAATCCGTCGctttcttccttttgatcGGTCTCGCTTACCGTTTTCTCATCACTAATTCCACCGTCTCTCCGGTTCCCACCGTTCGATCCTCGCCGGAATCTCTCCCGCCGGATCCTTCAGGTCTCACTGCCATCACTCAAACTTCAGCCTCTGTCGATTCCCCAGCAAACATCACAACCATTGCTTCACAGAATG TTTCAACCAAGTGTGATATCTTTATCGGGAATTGGGTACCAGACCCATCAGGGCCAATCTACACCAATGTCTCTTGCCGTCATATCCAAGATTACCAAAATTGCTTGAAAAACGGAAGGCCAGATGTGAATTACCTTCGATGGAGATGGCAACCTCGCGATTGCGATCTCCCGAGGTTTAACCCTGAGCAATTCCTTGACAATATGAGGAACAAATGGTTGGCTTTTATCGGTGATTCCATCTCTCGTAACCATGTCCAATCCCTCCTCTGCATTCTCTCTCAG gtagaagaagtagaagatatCTTCCATGACAAGGAATACAAATCAAGGATCTGGAGATTCCCTTCTTACAACTTCACACTCTCTGTCATTTGGTCTCCTTTCCTTGTAAAAGCTGAAACCTTTGAGAACGGAGTTCCTTTCTCAGACATTCGAGTACACCTCGACAAGCTAGACCAGAAATGGACTGATCAGTACATCAATTTCGACTACGTTGTCATCTCCGGTGGAAAATGGTTCCTCAAAACAACAATCTTCCATGAAAACAACACCGTAACCGGATGCCATTACTGCCAAGGGAAGAACAATATGACCGAACTCGGTTATCTATACTCGTACCGAAAGGTTCTTCATTTGGTTTTAGACTTTGTCGCTGAACCGAACCATAAAGCTCAGGTTCTCTTCAGAACAACAACACCTGATCATTTCGAGAATGGAGAGTGGGACTCTGGTGGTTTCTGTAACCGAACAATGCCGTTTACGGAAGGCAGCGAAGGAGAGATGAAGAGCGAGGATGTATCGATGCGTGATATCGAGCTTGAAGAGTTCTATAAGACTACTACTACACAACAAGAAGGTTCCAATTCAAACATTGTATTACTTGACACAACTTCAATGTCGCTTCTCCGACCAGATGGACATCCGGGACCGTACCGGTATCCAAATCCTTTCGCTGGGCTGAAGAACAAGGAGCTGAATCAGGTTCAGAACGATTGTCTTCATTGGTGCTTACCCGGTCCGATTGATTCATGGAATGATCTAATGGTCGAGGTGATGCTTAACCGGGAACGGCAAAGACGAGAATAG
- a CDS encoding hypothetical protein (DUF3133) (Protein of unknown function (DUF3133); CONTAINS InterPro DOMAIN/s: Protein of unknown function DUF3133 (InterPro:IPR021480); BEST Arabidopsis thaliana protein match is: Protein of unknown function (DUF3133) (TAIR:AT4G01090.1); Has 702 Blast hits to 662 proteins in 107 species: Archae - 0; Bacteria - 15; Metazoa - 235; Fungi - 59; Plants - 328; Viruses - 0; Other Eukaryotes - 65 (source: NCBI BLink).), which translates to MRTSGDVYGADTGSSRSDEDRGFKEDLNESATSPMRNRLDDSNSRPGSQRFVKSSRKEEETDSDSSSSKNTTTRNNPIQYTDKQQAELLRKLDSIKDHLLRGGGNNATVVDQPPMGFHAHHGPPPSYYNPYPEPFPYGMYPTASNQPHVPAYRDPYGFPVHRIPQNFYQGPSHYPNQMPPRPPYPQGQYVDIGSDILESQLQDPRFFPGTPSRYGDVPFSPALHHGEKVGPFSPHGGVHTRWPSEIDSEMGGAFARGYVQQAVSDTDSRRCHPLAGGAPFIACHSCFELLYVPKKKLLGQERQQKMQCGACSEVITFRVVDKKLVFSSSALGETTNRVSVEVEDRSSPIPVVDDYPLNDEEPRIHQETKIVHAVSPSDHSNDEDRSSISSEPRKQVVKSVRSRAQGAKVPPPPPPEKSNLLELFEYSNVNRAAITYGMAQLGYYKQESYTKQDSLKSESVATETDVSYNEYYTNTEESEDSRISKASKEGRRPRNRKQSSEHSFAEVTNNISSNDQNNEQLEVWVNGYLIPEDLVISAEKQAGPVQAGKYWYDYRAGFWGVMGNPCLGIIPPFIEEFSRPMPDNCGAGNTSVFVNGRELHERDLELLSSRGLPRGKNRSYIIDIAGRVLDGDSGEELKSLGRLAPTVDKVKHGFGMRVPRSLVS; encoded by the exons atgaGGACAAGCGGTGACGTTTATGGAGCAGATACTGGTTCCTCAAGAAGTGATGAAGACAGAGGCTTTAAGGAGGATCTCAATGAATCCGCTACTAGCCCGATGAGAAATCGCCTAGACGATTCGAATTCACGACCTGGTTCTCAGAGATTCGTCAAGAGCTCGAGAAAGGAGGAAGAGACtgattcagattcttcttcttctaagaaCACAACCACCAGAAACAACCCAATTCAGTACACTGATAAACAACAAGCCGAGCTTTTGAGAAAGCTTGATTCTATTAAAGATCATCTTCTCCGTGGTGGAGGTAATAATGCTACTGTTGTTGATCAGCCACCAATGGGTTTCCATGCCCATCATGGACCTCCTCCTTCTTATTACAATCCATACCCTGAGCCATTTCCTTATGGAATGTATCCTACCGCGAGTAACCAACCTCATGTTCCAGCTTATAGAGACCCTTATGGATTCCCAGTGCATAGGATACCTCAAAACTTTTATCAAGGACCAAGTCATTACCCTAATCAGATGCCGCCTCGTCCACCCTATCCTCAAGGACAGTATGTAGACATTGGCTCTGATATACTTGAGTCACAGTTACAGGACCCTAGATTCTTTCCGGGTACGCCAAGTAGGTATGGTGATGTCCCATTTAGCCCGGCTTTGCACCACGGTGAGAAAGTTGGACCCTTTAGTCCACATGGTGGTGTTCACACGAGGTGGCCTAGTGAAATTGATTCTGAAATGGGTGGTGCTTTTGCTCGTGGGTATGTTCAACAAGCTGTGTCTGATACTGATTCACGTCGTTGCCATCCTCTAGCAGGCGGTGCGCCTTTTATTGCTTGTCACAGTTGCTTTGAGCTGCTATATGTGcctaagaagaagcttcttggTCAGGAAAGGCAACAAAAGATGCAATGTGGTGCTTGTTCTGAGGTTATCACGTTCAGAGTTGTTGATAAGAAGCttgttttctcatcttctgCCCTGGGGGAAACTACGAACCGGGTTTCTGTAGAGGTTGAAGATAGAAGCTCACCAATCCCTGTGGTAGATGATTATCCACTCAATGATGAAGAACCAAGAATACACCAGGAAACGAAAATTGTCCATGCTGTATCGCCTAGTGATCACTCAAACGATGAAGACAGGTCAAGCATTTCTAGTGAGCCGCGGAAACAGGTCGTCAAGTCTGTTCGCAGCAGAGCCCAAGGCGCGAAggttcctcctcctcctcctccggaAAAGTCCAATCTTCTTGAGCTCTTTGAGTATTCTAATGTAAACCGAGCTGCAATCACTTACGGAATGGCGCAGTTAGGGTACTATAAGCAAGAATCATACACGAAACAAGACTCCCTGAAATCAGAATCAGTAGCTACTGAGACAGATGTTTCTTATAATGAGTACTATACTAACACCGAGGAGTCTGAAGATTCAAGGATCTCAAAAGCCAGCAAAGAAGGGAGACGACCAAGAAACCGAAAGCAGAGTAGTGAGCACAGTTTCGCAGAGGTCACAAATAATATCAGTTCTAACGACCAAAACAACGAGCAGCTAGAGGTTTGGGTGAATGGGTATCTGATACCAGAAGATCTGGTTATTAGCGCTGAGAAACAAGCTGGGCCAGTTCAAGCTGGCAAATACTG GTATGATTACCGTGCTGGATTCTGGGGAGTGATGGGAAACCCTTGTCTCGGTATAATACCA CCATTTATAGAGGAGTTTAGTCGACCAATGCCGGATAACTGCGGTGCAGGAAACACGAGTGTGTTTGTAAACGGAAGAGAGCTTCACGAGAGAGACCTAGAGTTACTATCAAGTAGAGGTCTTCCTCGAGGCAAGAACCGTTCTTACATCATTGATATAGCAGGAAGAGTTCTTGATGGAGACTCTGGTGAAGAACTTAAGAGTCTTGGCAGATTAGCTCCAAC GGTTGACAAGGTGAAGCATGGATTTGGCATGAGGGTTCCAAGATCATTAGTCTCGTGA
- a CDS encoding Protein kinase superfamily protein (Protein kinase superfamily protein; FUNCTIONS IN: protein serine/threonine/tyrosine kinase activity, kinase activity; INVOLVED IN: protein amino acid phosphorylation; LOCATED IN: cellular_component unknown; EXPRESSED IN: pollen tube; CONTAINS InterPro DOMAIN/s: Protein kinase, catalytic domain (InterPro:IPR000719), Serine/threonine-protein kinase domain (InterPro:IPR002290), Tyrosine-protein kinase, catalytic domain (InterPro:IPR020635), Serine-threonine/tyrosine-protein kinase (InterPro:IPR001245), Protein kinase-like domain (InterPro:IPR011009); BEST Arabidopsis thaliana protein match is: Protein kinase family protein (TAIR:AT1G64300.2); Has 73829 Blast hits to 73194 proteins in 2427 species: Archae - 72; Bacteria - 7086; Metazoa - 29204; Fungi - 5761; Plants - 19826; Viruses - 200; Other Eukaryotes - 11680 (source: NCBI BLink).) encodes MADFLLKHLGDGNESPKLFPSSLLDNTKDYQVKKRLGNGSQYKEITWLGESFALRHFFGDIDALLPQITPLLSLSHPNIVYYLCGFTDEEKKECFLVMELMRKTLGMHIKEVCGPRKKNTLSLPVAVDLMLQIALGMEYLHSKRIYHGELNPSNILVKPRSNQSGDGYLLGKIFGFGLNSVKGFSSKSASLTSQNENFPFIWYSPEVLEEQEQSGTAGSLKYSDKSDVYSFGMVSFELLTGKVPFEDSHLQGDKMSRNIRAGERPLFPFNSPKFITNLTKRCWHADPNQRPTFSSISRILRYIKRFLALNPECYSSSQQDPSIAPTVDYCEIETKLLQKLSWESTELTKVSQVPFQMFAYRVVERAKTCEKDNLREPSESGSEWASCSEDEGGAGSDEQLSYAKERRLSCSSNDVGMSKKQVSNLLKRASSLKPIQKPGEIIISQYIYIYIGSLTNMNLVTCTNFFVLCH; translated from the coding sequence TGGAAGTCAGTACAAGGAGATTACCTGGTTAGGCGAGAGCTTTGCGCTTAGGCATTTCTTTGGGGATATTGATGCTTTGCTTCCTCAGATTACTCCATTGCTATCTCTTTCACACCCAAACATTGTATATTACCTCTGCGGATTCACggatgaggagaagaaagagtgtTTCTTGGTCATGGAACTGATGAGGAAAACCCTTGGAATGCACATCAAAGAGGTATGTGGTCCTAGGAAGAAGAACACTCTCTCCCTCCCGGTCGCGGTTGATCTGATGCTTCAGATAGCTTTGGGTATGGAATATCTTCACTCGAAGAGAATATACCACGGAGAGTTGAATCCATCAAACATTCTTGTCAAACCAAGAAGTAACCAATCCGGAGATGGGTATCTGCTTGGGAAGATTTTTGGGTTCGGGTTGAATTCTGTCAAGGGATTCTCTAGTAAAAGTGCTTCTTTGACGAGTCAGAATGAGAATTTTCCATTCATATGGTATTCTCCAGAAGTTCTAGAGGAGCAAGAACAGAGTGGAACTGCAGGAAGCCTTAAGTATAGTGATAAATCTGACGTGTATAGCTTTGGGATGGTTAGCTTTGAGCTTCTGACAGGTAAAGTACCATTTGAAGATAGCCACCTGCAAGGAGATAAGATGAGTAGAAACATTAGGGCCGGGGAGAGACCGCTTTTTCCATTTAATTCACCAAAGTTCATAACAAACCTGACAAAACGATGCTGGCATGCTGATCCCAATCAGCGTCCAACTTTCTCATCGATAAGCAGAATTCTCCGGTATATCAAACGGTTTCTAGCTTTGAACCCGGAATGTTACAGTAGTAGCCAACAAGACCCGTCCATTGCGCCTACTGTGGATTACTGCGAGATCGAGACAAAGCTATTGCAGAAGCTTTCTTGGGAATCTACAGAGCTAACCAAAGTTTCACAGGTTCCTTTTCAAATGTTTGCATATAGGGTTGTGGAACGGGCAAAAACGTGTGAAAAGGATAATCTCCGGGAACCATCGGAATCAGGAAGTGAATGGGCTTCGTGTAGCGAGGATGAGGGTGGGGCAGGATCAGATGAGCAGTTGTCATATGCCAAGGAAAGAAGATTGTCATGCTCCTCAAATGATGTTGGTATGAGCAAGAAGCAGGTTTCAAATCTTCTGAAAAGAGCTTCTAGCCTGAAACCAATTCAAAAACCAGGTGAGATTATCATCagccaatatatatatatatatataggctCCCTAACAAATATGAACTTGGTTACTtgtactaatttttttgttttgtgtcaCTAG